Proteins encoded together in one Penaeus vannamei isolate JL-2024 chromosome 41, ASM4276789v1, whole genome shotgun sequence window:
- the LOC113822850 gene encoding M protein, serotype 24, translating to MVAFQERWLKGKRKAAAARREQELQAQLAAATRRGNDLQAQLDGLTAQLEAATRRGKDLEAQSDGLTAQLEAATRRGKDLEAQSDGLTAQLEAATRRGKDLEAQSDGLTAQLEAATRRGKDLEAQSDGLTAQLEAATRRGKDLEAQSDGLTAQLEAATRRGKDLEAQSDGLTAQLEAATRRGKDLEAQSDGLTAQLEAATRRGKDLEAQSDGLTAQLEAATRRGKDLEAQSDGLTAQLEAATRRGKDLEAQSDGLTAQLEAATRRGKDLEAQSDGLTAQLEAATRRGKDLEAQSDGLTAQLEAATRRGKDLEAQSDGLTAQLEAATRRGKDLEAQSDGLTAQLEAATRRVDELEAESSSSTTPTDISAEEK from the exons ATGGTCGCCTTCCAGGAAC GATggttgaaggggaagaggaaggcagcCGCCGCCCGTCGGGAGCAAGAGCTGCAGGCGCAGCTGGCAGCTGCAACGCGTCGCGGAAACGATCTGCAGGCGCAGTTAGATGGCCTTACTGCGCAGCTGGAAGCTGCAACGCGTCGCGGCAAGGATCTGGAAGCGCAGTCAGATGGCCTTACTGCGCAGCTGGAAGCTGCAACGCGTCGCGGCAAGGATCTGGAAGCGCAGTCAGATGGCCTTACTGCGCAGCTGGAAGCTGCAACGCGTCGCGGCAAGGATCTGGAAGCGCAGTCAGATGGCCTTACTGCGCAGCTGGAAGCTGCAACGCGTCGCGGCAAGGATCTGGAAGCGCAGTCAGATGGCCTTACTGCGCAGCTGGAAGCTGCAACGCGTCGCGGCAAGGATCTGGAAGCGCAGTCAGATGGCCTTACTGCGCAGCTGGAAGCTGCAACGCGTCGCGGCAAGGATCTGGAAGCGCAGTCAGATGGCCTTACTGCGCAGCTGGAAGCTGCAACGCGTCGCGGCAAGGATCTGGAAGCGCAGTCAGATGGCCTTACTGCGCAGCTGGAAGCTGCAACGCGTCGCGGCAAGGATCTGGAAGCGCAGTCAGATGGCCTTACTGCGCAGCTGGAAGCTGCAACGCGTCGCGGCAAGGATCTGGAAGCGCAGTCAGATGGCCTTACTGCGCAGCTGGAAGCTGCAACGCGTCGCGGCAAGGATCTGGAAGCGCAGTCAGATGGCCTTACTGCGCAGCTGGAAGCTGCAACGCGTCGCGGCAAGGATCTGGAAGCGCAGTCAGATGGCCTTACTGCGCAGCTGGAAGCTGCAACGCGTCGCGGCAAGGATCTGGAAGCGCAGTCAGATGGCCTTACTGCGCAGCTGGAAGCTGCAACGCGTCGCGGCAAGGATCTGGAAGCGCAGTCAGATGGCCTTACTGCGCAGCTGGAAGCTGCAACGCGTCGCGGCAAGGATCTGGAAGCGCAGTCAGATGGCCTTACTGCGCAGCTGGAAGCTGCAACGCGTCGCGTCGACGAGCTGGAGGCCGAGTCGTCGTCCTCCACTACACCCACTGACATCTCTGctgaggaaaaatag